Proteins encoded in a region of the Vicia villosa cultivar HV-30 ecotype Madison, WI linkage group LG5, Vvil1.0, whole genome shotgun sequence genome:
- the LOC131605207 gene encoding uncharacterized protein LOC131605207 — translation MASLALNAEAPEFHPTNQVQKLQPPYLTFSPLRHQPSYPFFYYYYPTATKHHFHSSTYFSFRFHTNQHITTATPSFPPSSGMIKEIAVEAASSEGNANGSKQVFSDGDMEDRRSHRFRIPRLQWRRKGVDGAEKYPNLKSESQRKNHHKKYVNIYEQHSRASTDRKNKGSVFPVVPVRPDGDETTVMIRNIPSKYKYASFFLP, via the coding sequence ATGGCTTCCTTAGCTTTAAACGCAGAAGCTCCCGAATTTCACCCCACCAACCAAGTTCAAAAACTTCAACCTCCATACCTCACTTTTTCTCCTCTCAGACATCAACCTTCTTACCCTTTTTTCTATTACTACTACCCTACTGCCACAAAGCATCACTTTCACTCATCCACCTACTTCTCCTTTCGCTTTCACACAAACCAACATATCACCACCGCAACTCCCTCTTTCCCGCCATCTAGCGGTATGATTAAGGAAATAGCGGTGGAGGCGGCATCTTCAGAGGGTAATGCTAATGGTTCCAAACAGGTTTTTAGTGATGGAGATATGGAAGACCGTCGTTCTCACAGATTCAGAATCCCGAGGCTTCAGTGGAGGAGGAAGGGAGTAGATGGTGCTGAAAAATATCCTAACCTTAAGAGTGAGAGTCAGAGAAAGAATCATCACAAAAAATATGTTAATATCTATGAACAACACTCTAGGGCTTCCACCGACAGGAAGAATAAAGGAAGTGTTTTTCCAGTTGTTCCAGTTCGTCCGGACGGAGATGAAACAACTGTTATGAtaagaaacattcctagcaaatacaagtacgcttctttctttcttccttgA